One genomic segment of Mycolicibacterium chubuense NBB4 includes these proteins:
- a CDS encoding class I SAM-dependent methyltransferase has translation MLTVDFDRLGVGPGTTVIDVGCGAGRHTFEAFRRGADVIGFDQNASDLNDVDQILQAMKEQGEAPAMATGEAVKGDALDLPYGDGTFDCVIASEILEHVPEDERAIAELVRVLKPGGALAITVPRWLPEKICWALSDEYHANEGGHIRIYRADELRDKVLAHGLQLTATHHAHALHSPFWWLKCAVGTEKSNHPAVTAYHKLLVWDMMSRPWLTRTAESALNPLIGKSVALYFRKPPAADV, from the coding sequence ATGCTGACCGTCGATTTCGACCGACTCGGAGTCGGGCCCGGAACCACCGTGATCGACGTCGGTTGCGGCGCGGGCCGGCACACCTTCGAGGCTTTCCGGCGCGGCGCCGATGTGATCGGGTTCGACCAGAACGCCTCGGACCTCAACGACGTCGACCAGATCCTGCAGGCGATGAAGGAGCAGGGCGAGGCTCCTGCGATGGCCACGGGCGAGGCCGTCAAGGGTGACGCGCTCGACCTTCCTTATGGCGACGGCACATTCGACTGCGTCATCGCCTCGGAGATCCTCGAGCACGTGCCCGAGGACGAGCGGGCCATCGCCGAGCTGGTGCGTGTTCTCAAACCCGGTGGCGCGCTGGCGATCACGGTGCCCCGGTGGCTTCCGGAGAAGATCTGCTGGGCGCTCTCCGACGAGTATCACGCCAACGAGGGCGGCCACATCCGCATCTACCGGGCCGACGAGCTGCGCGACAAGGTTCTCGCACACGGCCTGCAGCTGACCGCCACCCACCATGCGCACGCGTTGCACTCGCCGTTCTGGTGGCTCAAATGCGCTGTCGGGACGGAGAAGTCGAACCACCCGGCGGTGACGGCCTACCACAAGCTGCTGGTCTGGGACATGATGAGCCGGCCATGGCTGACGCGCACCGCGGAGTCGGCCCTCAACCCGCTGATCGGCAAGAGCGTCGCGCTGTACTTCAGGAAGCCACCCGCCGCCGATGTCTGA
- a CDS encoding glycosyltransferase family 4 protein: MRIALLSYRSKTHCGGQGVYVRHLSRGLVELGHDVELFSGQPYPEGLDPRVRLTKVPSLDLYREPDPFRVPRPSEIKTSIDLEELLTTWTAGFPEPKTFSMRVARLLAARRDDFDVVHDNQCLGTGLLTIAKSGMPVVATVHHPITRDRVLDVAAAKWWRKPLVRRWYAFAEMQKTVARQIPELLTVSSTSAADIAEDFAVDPDQLHVVPLGVDTQLFQPARQRVRNRIIAIASADVPLKGVSHLLHAVARLRVERDLELQLVAKLEPNGPTEKLIAELGISDIVHSSSGLSDSELADLLASAEVACIPSLYEGFSLPAVEAMASGTPIVASRAGALPEVVGEDGGCARLVTPADVDELTAVLGELLDSPRELRRLGDNGRRRALEVFSWESVAAQTVAVYERACERVAAC, from the coding sequence ATGCGCATCGCACTGCTGTCTTACCGGAGCAAGACCCACTGCGGCGGACAGGGCGTCTATGTCCGCCACCTCAGCCGCGGGCTCGTCGAGCTCGGCCACGATGTCGAGCTCTTCTCCGGGCAGCCCTATCCGGAGGGCCTGGATCCCCGCGTCCGGCTGACCAAGGTGCCGAGCCTGGATCTGTACCGCGAGCCCGACCCCTTCCGGGTGCCGCGCCCCAGCGAGATCAAGACCAGCATCGACCTCGAGGAACTGCTGACCACCTGGACGGCCGGCTTCCCCGAGCCCAAGACGTTCAGCATGCGCGTCGCGCGCCTGCTGGCCGCGCGTCGCGACGACTTCGACGTCGTGCACGACAACCAGTGCCTGGGCACCGGCCTGCTGACGATCGCGAAGTCCGGGATGCCCGTCGTCGCGACCGTGCACCACCCGATCACGCGTGACCGGGTGCTCGACGTCGCCGCGGCCAAGTGGTGGCGCAAGCCGCTGGTGCGGCGCTGGTACGCGTTCGCCGAGATGCAGAAGACGGTGGCGCGCCAGATCCCCGAGTTGCTCACGGTGTCCTCGACGTCGGCCGCCGACATCGCCGAGGACTTCGCGGTCGACCCCGATCAGTTGCACGTCGTGCCGCTCGGAGTGGACACGCAGCTCTTCCAGCCCGCGCGGCAGCGGGTGCGCAACCGGATCATCGCGATCGCCAGTGCGGACGTGCCGCTCAAGGGGGTCAGCCATCTGCTGCACGCCGTCGCCCGGCTGCGCGTCGAGCGTGACCTCGAGTTGCAGCTCGTCGCCAAGCTGGAGCCCAACGGCCCGACCGAGAAGCTGATCGCCGAGCTCGGCATCTCCGACATCGTGCACAGTTCCAGCGGTCTGAGCGACTCCGAACTGGCGGACCTGCTGGCGTCAGCCGAAGTGGCGTGCATCCCTTCGTTGTACGAGGGTTTCTCGCTGCCCGCCGTGGAAGCCATGGCCAGCGGCACCCCGATCGTCGCGAGCCGGGCCGGCGCACTCCCGGAGGTCGTCGGCGAGGACGGCGGGTGCGCCAGGCTCGTCACGCCGGCCGACGTGGACGAGCTCACCGCCGTGCTCGGCGAACTGCTCGACTCCCCGCGGGAGCTGCGCAGGCTCGGCGACAACGGCCGCCGGCGCGCACTCGAGGTGTTCAGCTGGGAATCCGTTGCGGCACAGACAGTCGCAGTGTACGAGCGAGCTTGCGAAAGGGTCGCGGCATGCTGA
- a CDS encoding PPOX class F420-dependent oxidoreductase, which translates to MARKFATADTVSKPELLDFIRPRHHMVLTTFRADGSLQSSPVTGGVDDQGRIVVASYPQRAKAANIRRRPRASVVVLSDEFNGPYVQVDGDAEVIELPDAVEPLVEYFRCVAGEHSDWDEYRQAMVDQGKCLIRVTPQRWGPVATGGFPPR; encoded by the coding sequence ATGGCCCGGAAATTCGCCACCGCCGACACCGTCTCGAAGCCCGAACTGCTCGACTTCATCCGTCCGCGCCACCACATGGTGCTGACCACGTTCCGCGCCGACGGATCGCTGCAGAGCTCGCCGGTGACCGGCGGCGTGGACGACCAGGGGCGCATCGTGGTGGCGAGCTACCCGCAGCGGGCGAAGGCGGCCAACATCCGGCGCCGGCCGCGAGCCAGCGTGGTGGTGCTCTCCGACGAGTTCAACGGGCCGTACGTGCAGGTCGACGGCGATGCCGAGGTGATCGAACTGCCCGATGCCGTCGAGCCTCTGGTGGAGTACTTCCGCTGCGTGGCCGGCGAGCACTCCGACTGGGACGAGTACCGCCAGGCGATGGTGGACCAGGGCAAGTGCCTGATCAGGGTCACCCCCCAGCGCTGGGGTCCGGTGGCGACGGGCGGGTTCCCGCCCCGGTGA
- a CDS encoding DUF222 domain-containing protein yields the protein MSSKNDVMSALDTVDAALRAVSGLPFHGLSPADQRALLVRLDDLTKEVAALQRRLLARMVGGPAPREFAGAPWAEVLARRLRISVGEAQRRIADAQQEAPMPKTA from the coding sequence ATGAGTTCGAAGAATGATGTGATGTCCGCCCTGGATACCGTGGACGCCGCCCTGCGCGCGGTGTCCGGTCTGCCGTTCCACGGCCTGTCGCCCGCCGACCAGCGCGCTCTGCTGGTCCGCCTCGACGATCTGACCAAGGAGGTGGCCGCCCTGCAGCGCCGGCTGCTCGCCCGAATGGTCGGGGGTCCCGCTCCGAGGGAATTCGCCGGGGCGCCGTGGGCCGAGGTGCTCGCGCGCCGGTTGCGCATCTCGGTCGGCGAGGCTCAGCGGCGCATCGCCGACGCGCAACAGGAGGCGCCGATGCCCAAGACGGCCTGA
- a CDS encoding FMN-binding negative transcriptional regulator, giving the protein MYIPPKFALSDEATRAALAPGGFAYLVTHQAEGVGVEGGVEGGIEGGIDGMLVTPLPLLYDGERHSLIGHVARANPHWRAAGRPTVAIFGGAQAYISPSLYATKRETGKVVPTWNHDVLTVHGSLSAHDDREWLRGLVTRLTAHHEQGRPDPWRVTDAPESFVTGQLGGIVGVELTITAVEGKAKMSQNQPERNRRGVIDGLRESGDPAAQAVAARVAEEGQPPIE; this is encoded by the coding sequence ATGTACATCCCGCCCAAGTTCGCGCTGTCGGATGAGGCCACCCGCGCCGCGCTGGCGCCGGGTGGGTTCGCGTATCTCGTCACGCACCAGGCAGAGGGCGTCGGCGTCGAGGGTGGCGTCGAGGGTGGCATCGAGGGTGGCATCGACGGCATGCTCGTCACTCCGCTGCCGCTGCTCTACGACGGCGAACGGCACTCGCTGATCGGACACGTGGCGCGCGCCAATCCGCACTGGCGCGCAGCGGGCCGACCGACCGTCGCGATCTTCGGTGGTGCGCAGGCCTACATCTCGCCGAGCCTGTACGCGACGAAGCGGGAGACCGGCAAGGTCGTGCCCACGTGGAACCACGACGTGTTGACCGTGCACGGATCGCTGTCGGCCCACGACGACCGCGAGTGGCTGCGCGGCCTGGTCACCCGGCTGACCGCCCACCACGAGCAGGGCCGGCCAGACCCGTGGCGCGTCACCGACGCCCCGGAGTCCTTCGTCACCGGGCAGCTGGGCGGCATCGTGGGCGTCGAACTGACGATCACCGCGGTCGAGGGCAAGGCGAAGATGTCGCAGAACCAACCGGAGCGCAACCGTCGCGGGGTGATCGACGGCCTGCGTGAGTCGGGCGACCCTGCCGCGCAGGCCGTGGCCGCCCGCGTCGCCGAAGAGGGTCAGCCGCCCATCGAGTAG
- a CDS encoding acyl-CoA dehydrogenase family protein, which produces MTFNITPTAAQHDLARRAHEFAEDVVRPVAADYDQRQEFPWPVLEEAATRGFYSPLFYRDLIGDPTGLSLPMFMEELFWGCAGIGLSVVMPALALSAIGQAASPEQMLQWAPECFGTPGDIKLAALAISEPEGGSDVRNLRTTARRDGDDWIIDGHKMWIGNGGIANVHVVNAVVDQELGHKGQALFIVPGGTPGLDMVRKLDKLGCRASHTAELKFTNVRVPGDHLLGGQEKLEHKLARAREAVAGAKNSGSATLGTFEQTRPMVAAQALGIARAALEYVTEYANRRVAFGAPIIDNQGIAFPLADLATGLDAARLLTWRASWMAATGVPFERGEGSMSKLAASELAVRTTERAIQTMGGWGYIKDHPVEKWYRDAKLYTIFEGTSEIQRIVISNALGAADGKPPLHVDLEPTGGPFNRMFGRGTPLRTQVANSALEMKDRVPSPVMNMAMKVLRPPKK; this is translated from the coding sequence ATGACGTTCAACATCACGCCCACCGCCGCACAGCACGATCTCGCCCGCCGGGCCCACGAGTTCGCCGAAGACGTGGTGCGTCCCGTTGCCGCCGATTACGACCAGCGCCAGGAGTTCCCGTGGCCGGTGTTGGAGGAAGCGGCTACCCGGGGCTTCTACAGTCCGCTGTTCTATCGGGACCTGATCGGCGACCCGACGGGGCTGTCGCTGCCGATGTTCATGGAGGAGCTCTTCTGGGGCTGCGCGGGCATCGGCCTGTCGGTCGTCATGCCCGCCCTGGCGCTGTCGGCCATCGGGCAGGCCGCATCCCCGGAGCAGATGCTGCAGTGGGCGCCGGAATGCTTCGGCACGCCCGGCGACATCAAGCTGGCCGCGCTGGCGATCTCCGAGCCTGAAGGCGGCAGCGACGTCCGCAACCTGCGGACCACCGCGCGCCGGGACGGCGACGACTGGATCATCGACGGGCACAAGATGTGGATCGGCAACGGCGGCATCGCCAACGTGCACGTCGTGAACGCCGTCGTCGATCAGGAGCTCGGGCACAAGGGACAGGCGCTGTTCATCGTGCCGGGCGGCACCCCCGGCCTCGACATGGTGCGCAAGCTCGACAAGCTCGGCTGCCGCGCGTCGCACACCGCGGAGCTGAAATTCACCAACGTCCGCGTCCCCGGCGACCACCTGCTCGGCGGCCAGGAGAAGCTGGAGCACAAGCTGGCCCGTGCCCGCGAGGCGGTGGCGGGCGCCAAGAACTCCGGTTCCGCGACGCTGGGCACCTTCGAACAGACCCGGCCGATGGTCGCCGCCCAGGCCCTCGGAATCGCCAGGGCCGCATTGGAATACGTCACCGAGTACGCCAATCGGCGGGTGGCGTTCGGCGCGCCGATCATCGACAACCAGGGCATCGCGTTCCCGCTGGCCGATCTGGCCACCGGTCTGGATGCCGCGCGTCTGCTCACCTGGCGGGCGTCGTGGATGGCGGCCACCGGTGTGCCGTTCGAGCGCGGCGAGGGCTCGATGTCGAAGCTGGCCGCCAGCGAGCTCGCCGTGCGCACCACCGAGCGGGCCATCCAGACGATGGGCGGCTGGGGCTACATCAAAGACCATCCGGTCGAGAAGTGGTATCGGGACGCCAAGCTGTACACCATCTTCGAGGGCACCAGCGAGATTCAGCGCATCGTGATCTCCAATGCGCTGGGCGCCGCCGACGGTAAGCCGCCGCTGCACGTGGACCTGGAGCCGACGGGCGGGCCGTTCAACCGGATGTTCGGCCGCGGCACCCCGCTCCGCACCCAGGTCGCCAACAGCGCGCTGGAGATGAAGGACCGGGTGCCCTCGCCGGTGATGAACATGGCGATGAAAGTGCTTCGGCCGCCGAAGAAGTGA